GGCGCTGTTATCTATGGTCTACAGCCCGAAGGCTGATTTCATCTACGGCGCCTGCTTCTTCTCGAGCAACATCGTGATTGACGGCTACAGTGTCGACCCCCAGACGGGCAACCTGGCCAAGCTCACGTTCTCCCTGCCGAACATCCCCGTCATCGACATCAATGTGCAGCCCGCCATGACCGGCTATCAGGCCAGCAGCGCAATGGCCTACCTCTACGTGCTTCTGGCAGACAAGATCTACACCTACATCGTCGATGATCAGACGGGCAACCTCACCGCACTCTCGGGCCAGCCCTTCTCGAACAGCGACTACGTCGGTACATCACCTGTGCTGTATACCGGCCGTCAGATGGCCGTGTACAACCGCGCGGGCAGCACCATCCTCTACGTGGCAAACAATGCTACAGGAGACTTGACACGGTTCAAGATCGACGCCTTCGGCGCGCTCCAGGTCCCGCTGACCTCAGCGGCACAGACCACGGGAAGCAACCCCTTCGCGGTGGCCATCCACCCCACCCTCGACGTGCTCTACCAGATCGACAGCACCAGCATGACACTCTCCTCCTGGCAGATCAACCCCACAGACGGCGCGTTGACGCAGATCCAGGGGGGAGCGCAGGCGCTCACCGCGGTGTCAAAATTGGAGAACCTTGCCGTCTCCCCCGATGGCAAACACCTCTGGATCACCGGGGTGAGCGCTTCCATCGGGGGGGGAGGCGTAGGCTTCTCCCTCGACCCGAACACTGGCGTGCCCAACAGCGGAGCGATGACGGCACTGAGCAACGAAGACGGTGTGGGGCTGGCCTTCCTCCAGTTCGATCCCCTGACCACCCTGCTGTTCATGTCGTCGAGCACGAACAACAATGTCGACGCCTTCAACCCTTCCACGGGCCTCTTGCTCCAGTCTGCCGCACTGACTTCTCCGGAACTGATCGTCACCACGCCCTGACATCATATCGCCCCCCGCTCCACACGCCCCCCCACGGAGGTCTCCCCATGCGCGTCAAGCGCGTCATCGTCGTCGGTGCCGGTCTGGCCGGACTGTCATGCGCCCATCAGCTGAGACTCGAAGGACTCGACGTGACCGTGCTCGAGCGCGAGGCCGAGATCGGCGGCCGCGTGCGCACCGAGACCATCGATGGGTTCACCATCGACCGCGGCTTCCAGGTGCTGCTCACCTCATACCCCGAGGTGACGCGCCAGCTGCGGCTGCCCGATCTCGCGCTGCACGCCTTCGCGCCCGGGGCCCTGATCTGGGACAGCAGAGGCCTGCACCGCGTCACCGATCCGCTGCGCGACCCGCTGGGGCTGGCGCACACGCTCACCGCCCCCATCGGCAGCCTCATCGACAAGGCGCGCATCCTCGATCTGCGCCTGCGCGCGGCCAGCGGGGCCAACGCCGTCATCCCGGATCTCAGCGCCGAAGACTACCTGCGCGTCATGGGCTTCTCCGACCGCATCATCGAGCGCTTCTTCCGCCCGTTCTTCGGCGGCTCGCTGCTCGACCCCACCCTCTCGGTGTCGGCGCGCTGGTTCATGACCCTCTACGGCTACTTCAGCACGGGCCTGGCCACCCTTCCGGGACGCGGCATGGCGGCTGTCCCCGCCCAGCTGGCGGCGGCCCTGCCCGCGGGAAGCATTCGCACAGGCTGCGCGGCGACGAGCATGTCAGACAAAGGCGTCACCCTGGCCGATGGAAGCACCCTCGAGGCCGACGTCACCGTGTGCGCCACCGACCCCTGGAACGCGGTCTCGCTGCGGGGGGAAGGCCCAGACGAAGCACCCACACCGCTCGGGGTCACCAGCCTCTACTTCCGCGCCCGCGGCCTCCCGCTGCGCCGCCCCATGCTCGTGCTCAACGGCCGAGGCGAGGGTCGGGTGATGCACCTCGCCAATCTCTCCGTCGTCGCGCCGGCCTACGCACCCGTGGGCGAAGACCTGCTCACCGTTTCCGTGAGCGGTACCCCCGACCTCTCCGACGACGTGCTCGCCGCGGCGGTGCTCAAGGAGATCGAGCCGCTGCTGGGCGCATCGATCTCAACCTGCGCGATGCTGCGGGTCTGTCGCGTGCCGCACGCCCTGCCCCTTCTCGCGCCCGGCGCCACCTGGCGCATGCCGCCCGCCACGTCGAGCGGCGGGGTCTTGCGCTGCGGCGACTATACCGAATCGCCCTCGATACAAGGCGCGCTGCGCGC
The nucleotide sequence above comes from Pseudomonadota bacterium. Encoded proteins:
- a CDS encoding FAD-dependent oxidoreductase — protein: MRVKRVIVVGAGLAGLSCAHQLRLEGLDVTVLEREAEIGGRVRTETIDGFTIDRGFQVLLTSYPEVTRQLRLPDLALHAFAPGALIWDSRGLHRVTDPLRDPLGLAHTLTAPIGSLIDKARILDLRLRAASGANAVIPDLSAEDYLRVMGFSDRIIERFFRPFFGGSLLDPTLSVSARWFMTLYGYFSTGLATLPGRGMAAVPAQLAAALPAGSIRTGCAATSMSDKGVTLADGSTLEADVTVCATDPWNAVSLRGEGPDEAPTPLGVTSLYFRARGLPLRRPMLVLNGRGEGRVMHLANLSVVAPAYAPVGEDLLTVSVSGTPDLSDDVLAAAVLKEIEPLLGASISTCAMLRVCRVPHALPLLAPGATWRMPPATSSGGVLRCGDYTESPSIQGALRAGRRAAERIIRGAV